A single window of Leptolyngbya ohadii IS1 DNA harbors:
- a CDS encoding radical SAM protein, translating into MRSTAPQTFCSVYGPVRSWRYGQSLGIDPIGEVSTCSFNCVYCQLGEIEHQQTDRQIFISTAQIEADLQSFAPWDVDIVTLSGSGEPTLALNLGDILATVKRVTGKPAGVLTNGSLLYDPIVRAELAIADRVAVKVDGIGVEQLRRINRPLSEMNQTDFWASLQKFRQHYSGQLAIQTMLLSPWNDRDQAIYTALMYALKPDEIHLNTPTRPKPLHHPLDSRSNHPLDSIPYLARLLKPVHADVLEAFADRIQATIGIPVRYPQPV; encoded by the coding sequence ATGCGATCGACTGCACCTCAAACTTTTTGCTCTGTTTATGGCCCTGTTCGATCGTGGCGGTACGGACAATCCCTTGGCATCGATCCGATCGGGGAGGTTTCAACCTGCTCTTTCAACTGCGTCTACTGTCAGCTGGGTGAAATTGAGCATCAGCAAACCGATCGCCAGATTTTTATCTCGACCGCACAAATCGAAGCAGATTTACAGTCCTTTGCTCCCTGGGACGTGGACATTGTGACACTGAGCGGTAGCGGTGAACCAACTCTCGCGCTCAATCTCGGCGATATTCTGGCAACCGTTAAACGGGTTACGGGCAAGCCTGCGGGCGTCCTCACAAATGGTAGTCTGCTTTACGACCCGATAGTTCGGGCAGAACTTGCGATCGCCGATCGGGTTGCCGTGAAAGTAGATGGGATTGGGGTTGAGCAACTGCGGCGCATCAATCGTCCGCTGAGCGAGATGAATCAAACCGATTTTTGGGCGAGTTTACAAAAGTTTCGCCAGCACTATTCCGGGCAGCTTGCAATTCAGACGATGCTGCTGTCTCCCTGGAACGATCGCGACCAGGCAATCTATACGGCGCTGATGTATGCCCTCAAGCCCGACGAAATTCACCTCAACACGCCAACCCGTCCGAAACCGCTGCATCATCCTCTTGATTCTCGTAGCAATCATCCCCTTGATTCAATTCCCTATCTTGCTCGATTGCTCAAACCTGTTCACGCTGATGTATTAGAAGCCTTTGCCGATCGCATTCAGGCAACGATCGGAATTCCGGTTCGCTATCCCCAGCCTGTATAA
- a CDS encoding glutathione S-transferase family protein — protein sequence MAASAKPKGTLPSKAIIRLGRWGWTTMWHVMMSRLAPRDASGAYLRPVSEFRNTIGTGADDPYPPESGRYRLYVGWGCPWAHRTLVVRALKGLEDAISVTIVSPSPEAGGWIFDQPENGLQTLADLYQQAKPGYKGRSTVPVLWDTATQTIVNNESAEIIVMLNDRLNEFAKHPELDLYPDDLRETIDRWNDKIYPAVNNGVYRCGFAQSQSAYDTACNELFAVLNEIDSALENQRYLCSNQLTLADVRLFTTLIRFDAVYYGLFKCDRRRIVDYPNLSGYLRDLYQLPGVAETCNLEIIKRDYYGNLFPLNPGGIIPTGSTFDHLLAPHDRAKLTPGSQ from the coding sequence ATGGCTGCATCGGCTAAACCCAAAGGAACCCTACCCTCAAAGGCGATTATCCGACTCGGCAGATGGGGCTGGACAACGATGTGGCATGTGATGATGTCTCGTCTTGCACCACGGGACGCATCAGGGGCTTACCTTCGTCCTGTCAGCGAGTTTAGAAACACCATTGGCACAGGCGCAGATGATCCCTATCCGCCCGAATCAGGACGCTATCGGCTTTATGTGGGCTGGGGCTGTCCCTGGGCACACCGAACGCTGGTCGTCCGTGCCCTGAAGGGATTAGAAGATGCGATTTCAGTGACGATCGTTTCTCCTTCACCAGAGGCGGGTGGATGGATTTTTGACCAACCGGAAAATGGTTTGCAGACATTGGCAGATCTCTATCAGCAGGCAAAACCAGGATACAAAGGACGATCAACTGTTCCCGTTCTGTGGGATACCGCAACACAAACGATCGTGAATAACGAAAGCGCCGAAATTATTGTGATGCTGAACGATCGATTGAACGAATTTGCAAAGCATCCTGAATTAGATTTATATCCTGACGATCTGCGAGAAACAATCGATCGCTGGAACGATAAGATTTACCCGGCGGTGAATAATGGCGTCTATCGCTGTGGATTTGCTCAAAGCCAGAGTGCCTACGACACTGCCTGCAATGAACTTTTTGCGGTGCTGAATGAGATCGATTCTGCCCTGGAAAATCAGCGATACCTGTGCAGCAATCAATTAACACTGGCAGATGTGCGTCTGTTTACCACCCTGATCCGGTTTGATGCGGTCTACTATGGGCTGTTTAAGTGCGATCGTCGTCGCATTGTGGACTATCCGAATTTGAGCGGCTATTTACGCGATCTGTATCAGCTTCCGGGCGTCGCAGAGACCTGTAACCTGGAGATCATTAAGCGCGACTACTATGGCAATCTGTTTCCGCTAAATCCGGGCGGCATTATTCCCACAGGCTCAACCTTCGATCATTTACTGGCACCGCATGATCGGGCAAAGCTTACCCCCGGCAGCCAGTGA
- a CDS encoding rhomboid family intramembrane serine protease — MQPIDLDSIILDPNLQLQFRILGGFVGLLWVLETLDQLLLRNRLNRLGIRPRTRIGLRGILFAPLLHGSWGHLAANTVPFLVLGWLVMLGGLRQFAIVSAVVWIVSGLGVWLFAPRNSLHIGTSGVVFGYLGFLLARGYFERDLGSIAVAVVVLLLYGSLLWGILPFRRGISWQGHLFGLGGGVLAARYLPELQQGLTTLGQMLKR; from the coding sequence ATGCAGCCGATCGACCTTGACTCCATCATTCTTGATCCCAACCTTCAGCTTCAGTTCAGAATCCTGGGCGGCTTTGTGGGGCTGCTGTGGGTACTGGAAACTTTGGATCAGCTTTTGCTGAGAAATCGACTGAATCGGCTGGGCATTCGTCCCCGTACCCGGATTGGACTGCGGGGAATTCTGTTTGCGCCGCTGCTGCACGGCTCCTGGGGACATCTGGCGGCAAATACCGTTCCTTTCCTGGTGCTGGGCTGGCTGGTGATGCTGGGCGGACTTCGGCAATTTGCGATCGTCTCAGCAGTCGTCTGGATTGTCAGCGGGTTGGGTGTGTGGCTATTTGCACCCCGAAATTCCCTCCATATCGGCACGAGCGGCGTGGTGTTTGGCTACCTGGGCTTTTTGCTAGCTCGCGGTTACTTTGAACGGGATCTGGGATCGATCGCCGTTGCGGTGGTTGTGCTGCTGCTCTATGGTTCGCTGCTCTGGGGCATTCTTCCCTTTCGGCGCGGCATTTCCTGGCAGGGACATTTGTTTGGCTTGGGAGGCGGTGTGCTGGCGGCACGCTATTTGCCGGAACTTCAGCAGGGATTGACAACCCTGGGACAAATGCTGAAACGGTGA
- a CDS encoding L-lactate MFS transporter yields the protein MEVLHPKSTLKHYSTLTVLGLPAQQGRWLLIPLGMSVLLCLGTVYSWSIFRKPLEAELNITATQSLLPFTVALVFYAALMPIAGYLIPRLGTRRMTMIGGAIVGLGYILSSFAAHIETVILTYGVIAGTGVGIAYGVPMVVVSRWFPDKKGLAVGLTIIGFGLSPLITAPLANQFIDAYTVRPTLRILGIVFTVIILTAAIALKLPPKDWQPHTKSAASPTAPNPTYPSKLLKSRSFYGLWICYAIGTLIGLSAIGISSPVGEEIIQIDPTLAASSVALFALFNGISRPLFGWLSDRFKPHYVAIASYTLILIACILMVNAQSGQVATYLIAFCLFWFCLGGWLAMAPTTTLRFFNPDRYAQNYGIVFTAYGIGALIGTLATGRIRDGFGSYTYVFYLMALMAIVGIVVASLLLKRDSTPDRLS from the coding sequence ATGGAAGTTCTCCACCCGAAATCAACCCTCAAGCATTATTCGACGTTAACCGTACTGGGATTGCCCGCTCAGCAGGGCAGATGGCTTCTGATTCCGCTGGGCATGAGTGTTTTGCTTTGCTTAGGCACCGTCTATTCCTGGAGCATCTTCAGAAAACCCCTGGAAGCCGAACTCAATATCACAGCCACGCAAAGCCTGTTGCCCTTCACCGTTGCCCTGGTCTTCTATGCTGCCCTGATGCCGATCGCTGGTTATTTGATTCCTCGATTAGGAACTCGCCGGATGACGATGATTGGCGGCGCGATCGTCGGACTAGGCTATATTCTTTCCAGCTTTGCCGCCCACATTGAAACCGTCATTCTCACCTATGGCGTGATTGCCGGAACAGGCGTGGGGATCGCCTATGGGGTGCCAATGGTGGTCGTGTCTCGCTGGTTTCCCGACAAGAAAGGATTGGCGGTTGGCTTAACGATTATTGGCTTTGGGCTTTCGCCGCTGATTACCGCTCCTCTAGCAAATCAATTCATCGATGCCTACACCGTCCGTCCGACCCTGCGAATTCTGGGAATCGTCTTTACGGTGATTATTCTGACCGCCGCGATCGCCCTGAAACTGCCGCCAAAGGACTGGCAACCTCACACCAAATCCGCCGCTTCTCCCACTGCGCCAAACCCGACCTATCCGAGTAAGCTGCTGAAAAGCCGATCGTTTTACGGACTGTGGATCTGCTACGCGATCGGGACGTTGATTGGTTTGAGTGCGATCGGAATTTCGAGTCCAGTGGGGGAAGAGATTATTCAGATTGATCCCACCCTCGCCGCGAGCAGCGTCGCTTTGTTTGCTCTGTTTAATGGCATCAGTCGTCCTTTGTTTGGCTGGCTCTCCGATCGGTTTAAACCTCACTATGTGGCGATCGCCTCTTACACGCTGATTTTGATTGCCTGCATTCTGATGGTGAATGCTCAGTCTGGGCAGGTTGCCACCTATCTCATCGCTTTCTGTCTCTTCTGGTTTTGCCTGGGGGGATGGCTGGCAATGGCTCCTACGACTACCCTGCGCTTCTTTAATCCCGATCGCTACGCCCAAAATTACGGCATCGTGTTTACGGCTTACGGCATTGGGGCGCTCATTGGCACCCTGGCAACCGGACGGATTCGCGATGGGTTTGGCAGCTATACCTATGTGTTTTATCTCATGGCTCTAATGGCGATCGTCGGAATTGTGGTTGCCAGTCTATTGCTCAAACGGGAT
- a CDS encoding FAD-dependent oxidoreductase — MSQVYDVVVIGGGVAGTALLYSLAKFTDLKRVALVEKYDGVAKVNSKATNNSQTIHCGDIETNYSLEKALKVRRSAQMVARYGSELPAAMRDRVIYKFPKMVLGVGSQECEILRQRYEQFKPHFTGMELLEKDRIAELEPNVVQVNGQARPEELVAIGVQDEYTAVNYGALAQSFVELAQTVEDKTIDLKLGTMVQAIETSGSNYRVVTPNETLTARFVVVSAGGHSLLFAHKMGIGLEYSCLPIAGNFYFTPQMLNGKVYTVQNDKLPFAAIHGDPDVTVPGKTRFGPTALPLPVLERYNWQTALDYFKVLRLDPAVIAVLWDLFSVRDIRNYIFKNMAFELPVVDRRLFLQDVRKIVPSMQLEDLEFASGYGGIRPQLIDRNQRKLIMGQAEIDPGNGIRFNITPSPGATTCLGNAEQDILRIQEHLGCEFDRSWFEAEAVVA; from the coding sequence ATGAGCCAAGTGTACGACGTTGTTGTAATTGGGGGAGGCGTTGCCGGGACTGCGCTGCTGTATTCGCTGGCAAAATTTACCGACCTGAAGCGGGTGGCGCTCGTTGAAAAATATGACGGCGTAGCAAAGGTCAACTCAAAGGCGACCAACAACAGCCAGACGATTCACTGCGGCGATATTGAAACTAACTACAGCCTGGAAAAGGCGCTAAAGGTGCGGCGATCGGCTCAGATGGTGGCTCGCTATGGCTCAGAATTGCCTGCGGCGATGCGCGATCGCGTGATTTACAAGTTTCCCAAAATGGTGCTGGGCGTGGGTTCCCAGGAATGTGAAATCCTGCGGCAGCGATACGAGCAGTTTAAGCCCCACTTCACAGGCATGGAACTGCTGGAGAAAGACCGGATTGCCGAACTCGAACCCAATGTTGTGCAGGTCAACGGTCAGGCACGTCCGGAAGAACTGGTGGCGATCGGCGTTCAGGATGAATATACGGCGGTCAACTACGGGGCACTGGCGCAGTCCTTTGTGGAGCTGGCGCAAACCGTTGAAGATAAGACGATCGACCTGAAGCTGGGAACGATGGTGCAGGCGATCGAAACGTCGGGATCAAACTATCGAGTTGTGACGCCGAATGAAACGCTGACGGCTCGGTTTGTGGTGGTGTCTGCGGGAGGACATAGCCTGCTGTTTGCCCACAAGATGGGAATCGGTTTGGAATATTCTTGTCTGCCGATCGCGGGTAATTTTTACTTCACACCCCAAATGCTAAACGGTAAGGTGTACACGGTGCAGAACGACAAGCTGCCCTTTGCCGCAATTCACGGCGACCCGGATGTAACGGTTCCCGGCAAGACGCGATTTGGTCCCACGGCGCTGCCCCTGCCTGTCCTGGAGCGATACAACTGGCAGACCGCCCTGGATTACTTCAAAGTCCTGCGGCTCGACCCGGCGGTGATTGCCGTCCTGTGGGATCTGTTCAGCGTGCGCGACATTCGCAACTACATCTTTAAGAACATGGCGTTTGAACTGCCCGTGGTCGATCGCCGTTTGTTCCTTCAGGATGTGCGAAAGATTGTACCTTCAATGCAGCTTGAGGATCTGGAGTTTGCTAGTGGCTATGGCGGTATTCGCCCGCAGTTGATCGATCGCAACCAGCGCAAGCTAATTATGGGACAGGCAGAAATCGATCCCGGCAACGGCATCCGGTTTAACATTACCCCTTCTCCCGGTGCAACAACCTGTCTGGGCAATGCAGAGCAGGATATTCTGCGGATTCAAGAGCATTTGGGCTGTGAGTTTGATCGATCGTGGTTTGAGGCAGAGGCGGTTGTGGCGTAG
- a CDS encoding cysteine desulfurase-like protein — translation MTYSLPRTESPIDLAWVRAQFPALTQTVNGEAAVFFDGPGGTQVTQSVIQAMTDYLISANANTHGAFLTSHRTDRTIADAHAAIADFLNCTPQEVVFGANMTTLTFALSRSIARELQPGDEIVVTRLDHDANVSPWTAMADLGVTIRWVDIHPEDCTLNYEDLQRQITDKTKLVAIGYASNAVGTINDVAKAVELAHAVGAWVYVDAVHYAPHGTIDVKALDCDFLACSPYKFFAPHAGVLYGKAELLERLHPYKVRPAANILPDRWETGTQNHEAMAGVTAAIEYLAELGRKAEPQSQTRREALVSAMNAIRQYETDLAKVLVSELLQIPGLTFYGITEVDRFQWRTPTVAIRLENYHPKQIAQALGDRGIFVWSGHYYALNLTERLGVEEQGGMVRIGLAHYNTIEEVNRALEVLHELAKG, via the coding sequence GTGACCTATTCTCTTCCCCGCACCGAATCACCGATCGACCTTGCCTGGGTTCGTGCCCAGTTTCCGGCTCTGACGCAAACCGTGAACGGCGAAGCTGCCGTATTTTTTGATGGTCCTGGCGGTACCCAGGTCACGCAGTCCGTAATTCAGGCAATGACCGATTATCTAATTTCCGCCAACGCCAACACCCACGGCGCATTTCTTACCAGCCACCGCACCGATCGCACGATCGCCGATGCCCACGCTGCAATAGCGGATTTTCTGAACTGCACGCCGCAGGAAGTGGTATTTGGGGCAAATATGACAACGCTGACCTTTGCCCTCAGCCGATCGATCGCCCGCGAACTTCAGCCTGGCGACGAGATTGTGGTGACGCGACTGGATCACGATGCCAATGTTTCTCCCTGGACAGCAATGGCGGATCTGGGCGTAACGATTCGCTGGGTCGATATTCATCCCGAAGACTGCACCCTGAACTATGAGGATTTGCAGCGGCAGATTACCGACAAGACAAAACTGGTGGCGATCGGCTATGCCTCGAATGCGGTGGGGACGATTAACGATGTTGCCAAAGCCGTTGAGCTTGCCCATGCGGTGGGAGCCTGGGTTTATGTGGATGCGGTTCACTATGCTCCCCACGGGACGATCGACGTAAAAGCCCTGGACTGCGATTTTCTCGCCTGTTCGCCCTACAAGTTTTTTGCGCCCCATGCGGGCGTGCTGTACGGCAAAGCAGAGCTTCTGGAGCGGCTCCATCCCTACAAAGTCCGTCCGGCGGCAAATATCCTGCCCGATCGCTGGGAAACGGGAACCCAAAACCATGAGGCAATGGCAGGGGTAACGGCGGCGATCGAATACTTGGCGGAACTGGGCAGAAAAGCTGAACCCCAAAGCCAGACTCGCCGGGAGGCGCTGGTGTCCGCGATGAACGCAATTCGCCAGTATGAAACGGATCTCGCGAAGGTGCTGGTGTCTGAACTGCTGCAAATTCCCGGATTAACCTTTTACGGCATCACAGAGGTCGATCGGTTTCAGTGGCGTACCCCGACGGTTGCAATTCGGCTAGAGAACTATCACCCTAAACAGATTGCTCAGGCGTTGGGCGATCGGGGGATTTTTGTCTGGTCAGGACACTACTACGCCTTAAATTTAACGGAACGGCTCGGTGTGGAGGAGCAGGGCGGCATGGTACGAATTGGCTTAGCGCATTACAACACGATCGAGGAAGTGAATCGGGCGCTGGAGGTTTTGCATGAACTCGCCAAAGGGTAA
- a CDS encoding thermonuclease family protein → MPFILIRGTFDPTSGEPDGDSVRFQAKAEDDALFDRLEGRIEFKSGGQVQLRYEGIDALEKAAIRPFSSDATKQNIELLGGDRSGLPGYILSSHADGNGRPVCFVFTGNPPDWDNSGRGDHLHADLLRQSINYQLLQGGYVYPMFYETLYKELRDEMIAATQAARSDNLGIWSADRSTAGFVVDIPPNLATVPPIFPKLWRRLQSFYQRQSNRDKSLKVFLKELSRGKDRLFTLTDQRSIKFSTALKVDGNKLVMRYNPEDMMFESDVRQEQRAISLATSSIFA, encoded by the coding sequence ATGCCGTTTATTCTAATTCGCGGGACATTTGACCCAACCAGCGGCGAACCGGATGGAGATTCTGTTCGATTTCAAGCAAAGGCTGAGGATGACGCACTGTTCGATCGGTTAGAGGGACGCATTGAATTTAAGAGCGGCGGACAGGTTCAGCTTCGCTATGAAGGAATTGATGCCCTGGAAAAAGCAGCGATTCGACCCTTCTCCTCGGATGCCACCAAACAAAATATCGAGCTACTGGGCGGCGATCGATCGGGTTTACCCGGCTATATTCTCTCCAGCCATGCGGATGGCAATGGGCGTCCCGTTTGCTTTGTGTTTACGGGCAATCCGCCAGATTGGGACAACAGCGGCAGAGGGGATCACCTGCACGCCGATCTGCTCCGGCAAAGCATCAATTACCAGCTGCTTCAGGGCGGTTATGTTTACCCCATGTTCTATGAAACGCTCTACAAAGAGCTACGCGATGAAATGATAGCGGCTACTCAAGCAGCCCGATCGGACAATCTGGGCATCTGGTCTGCCGATCGCTCAACCGCTGGATTTGTCGTAGACATTCCCCCCAATCTGGCAACAGTGCCACCTATTTTCCCCAAACTCTGGCGACGGCTACAGTCGTTTTATCAGCGGCAATCGAACCGCGATAAGAGTCTGAAAGTTTTTTTGAAGGAGCTGTCACGAGGCAAGGATCGTCTGTTTACCCTTACTGACCAGCGATCGATCAAGTTTTCCACGGCACTGAAGGTCGATGGCAACAAGCTGGTGATGCGCTACAACCCGGAGGACATGATGTTTGAGTCGGATGTGCGCCAGGAGCAGCGGGCAATCAGTCTGGCAACGTCCTCGATCTTCGCCTAG
- a CDS encoding 4Fe-4S single cluster domain-containing protein: protein MTAAKPTSAKPTSVKHNPYLELIEIPAGYLNIMGYVDESEVNGPGCRAVIWVQGCLRECPGCFNPASWSFEINQLMSIDTLVEKILSNPRNEGVTFSGGEPFWQAPALAEVARRVKAAGLNVMSFTGFTLEQLRSPYGPAGAEDLLAELDLLIDGAYIQSQAIHDPSSLVSSRNQRVHVFNPTLSDRLTWASDQIEIHVLKDGSRIITGYQGQMCFTEDI from the coding sequence ATGACTGCTGCAAAACCAACTTCTGCAAAACCAACTTCTGTAAAACATAATCCCTACCTGGAGCTGATTGAGATCCCGGCTGGCTATCTCAACATCATGGGATACGTCGATGAATCGGAAGTGAATGGTCCGGGTTGCCGCGCCGTAATTTGGGTACAGGGCTGTTTGCGGGAATGTCCGGGCTGCTTTAATCCTGCTTCCTGGTCGTTTGAGATTAATCAGCTGATGTCGATCGATACCCTGGTTGAGAAGATTTTGAGCAATCCTCGCAATGAAGGCGTCACTTTTTCTGGAGGAGAACCTTTCTGGCAGGCTCCTGCTCTGGCGGAAGTAGCGCGACGGGTTAAGGCAGCGGGGCTAAACGTAATGTCCTTTACCGGATTTACGCTGGAGCAACTGCGATCGCCCTACGGTCCGGCAGGGGCAGAGGATTTGTTAGCCGAGCTGGATTTGCTGATCGACGGTGCCTATATTCAATCGCAGGCAATCCACGATCCAAGTTCTCTAGTGTCCTCCCGGAATCAGCGGGTTCATGTCTTTAATCCGACGTTAAGCGATCGGCTCACCTGGGCAAGCGATCAGATTGAGATTCATGTTTTGAAGGATGGCAGCCGGATTATCACCGGATATCAGGGGCAGATGTGTTTTACCGAGGATATTTAG
- the pflB gene encoding formate C-acetyltransferase, with protein MFEQWQSFRPGSWMNEIDVRQFIQANYKPYDGSESFLENATDRTKTLWDQVARLMVQERQKGVLDADTAIVSSITSHKPGYIDRDLEQIVGLQTDKPLKRAIMPFGGIRVVKASLKAYGYELDPATEETFTRYRKTHNDGVFDGYTKEMRLARHSGIITGLPDAYGRGRIIGDYRRVPLYGVDRLIDDKKTQLESLELDAIEAEVIQLREEINEQVKALFELKEMGASYGFDLGRPAANSKEAVQWLYLAYLAAVKEQNGAAMSLGRVSTFLDIYFERDLAQGTITELELQEIIDHFVMKLRMVRFLRTPDYNDLFSGDPTWVTESIGGVGIDGRSLVTKTSFRILHTLYTLGPAPEPNLTVLWSERLPIAFKRFCAKVSAETSSIQYENDDLMRPYWGDDYAIACCVSAMRLGKQMQFFGARVNLAKCLLYAINGGKDEKSGEQIAPATAPVTGDTLTYDEVMQKFDRMMDWLAKAYINTLNVIHYMHDKYCYERIEMALHDRDILRTMACGIAGLSVVTDSLSAMKYATVKAVRNEAGLAVDYDIEGDFPKYGNNDDRVDQIAIDLVKGFMNKLKQHKTYRNAVPTQSVLTITSNVVYGKKTGNTPDGRKAGEPFAPGANPMHGRDTKGAIASLASVAKLPYAHAQDGISNTFSIVPTALGKTEDDRLNNLVGMLDGYFHDGGHHLNVNVLNRDMLLDAMDHPEEYPQLTIRVSGYAVNFIKLTREQQLDVIKRTFHDRF; from the coding sequence ATGTTTGAGCAATGGCAAAGCTTTAGACCTGGAAGCTGGATGAATGAGATTGATGTGCGTCAGTTTATCCAGGCAAACTATAAACCCTATGACGGCAGTGAGTCGTTTCTAGAGAATGCTACCGATCGCACCAAAACACTTTGGGATCAGGTGGCTCGTTTAATGGTGCAGGAACGACAAAAAGGCGTTTTAGATGCAGATACGGCGATCGTTTCTAGCATTACGTCTCATAAGCCTGGATATATCGATCGCGATCTAGAACAAATTGTAGGACTCCAGACCGACAAGCCGCTGAAGCGAGCCATTATGCCCTTCGGCGGTATTCGTGTGGTGAAGGCATCGTTGAAAGCCTATGGATACGAGCTTGATCCCGCGACGGAGGAAACCTTTACACGCTATCGCAAAACCCATAACGACGGCGTATTTGACGGCTATACCAAGGAAATGCGGCTGGCGCGTCACTCTGGAATTATTACCGGACTGCCGGATGCCTACGGTCGCGGACGAATTATTGGCGACTATCGGCGGGTGCCGCTCTACGGCGTCGATCGCTTAATTGACGACAAGAAGACGCAGTTAGAATCGCTGGAACTGGATGCGATCGAAGCAGAAGTAATCCAGCTTCGCGAGGAAATTAACGAGCAGGTCAAAGCCCTGTTTGAGCTAAAGGAAATGGGCGCAAGCTACGGCTTTGATCTGGGTCGTCCTGCCGCGAATAGCAAAGAAGCTGTGCAGTGGCTCTATCTGGCGTATCTGGCAGCAGTGAAGGAGCAGAATGGGGCAGCCATGTCACTGGGACGGGTTTCGACCTTCCTGGACATTTACTTTGAGCGGGATCTTGCACAGGGCACGATCACCGAATTAGAGCTTCAGGAAATCATCGACCATTTTGTGATGAAGCTGCGAATGGTGCGTTTCCTGCGAACCCCCGACTATAACGATCTCTTTTCCGGCGATCCCACCTGGGTTACGGAGTCGATCGGCGGCGTGGGGATCGATGGACGATCGCTTGTCACCAAAACCAGTTTCCGTATCCTCCACACCCTGTACACCCTGGGTCCCGCTCCCGAACCCAACCTAACCGTGCTGTGGTCAGAGCGACTGCCGATCGCCTTCAAGCGCTTCTGTGCCAAAGTTTCCGCTGAAACCAGTTCGATCCAGTACGAAAACGACGATCTGATGCGTCCCTACTGGGGCGACGATTACGCGATCGCCTGCTGTGTGTCGGCAATGCGGCTGGGCAAACAGATGCAGTTTTTTGGGGCGAGGGTGAATCTGGCGAAATGTCTGCTCTACGCCATTAACGGCGGCAAGGATGAAAAATCCGGCGAACAAATTGCCCCGGCTACCGCACCTGTAACGGGGGACACGCTCACCTACGACGAAGTGATGCAGAAGTTCGATCGCATGATGGATTGGCTGGCGAAGGCATACATTAACACGCTGAACGTCATCCACTACATGCACGACAAATACTGCTACGAGCGGATCGAGATGGCGCTGCACGATCGCGATATTCTTCGGACGATGGCTTGCGGCATTGCGGGCTTATCGGTGGTCACAGATTCCCTGTCTGCGATGAAATACGCCACGGTGAAGGCAGTTCGGAACGAGGCAGGTCTGGCAGTCGATTACGACATCGAAGGAGATTTTCCTAAGTACGGCAACAATGACGATCGGGTAGACCAAATTGCGATCGATCTGGTGAAAGGCTTCATGAACAAACTGAAGCAGCACAAAACCTATCGCAACGCCGTTCCTACGCAGTCCGTCCTGACAATTACCTCCAACGTTGTCTACGGCAAGAAGACCGGAAACACCCCCGACGGACGCAAAGCAGGCGAACCCTTTGCTCCAGGCGCAAACCCAATGCACGGACGGGATACCAAAGGCGCGATCGCATCCCTGGCTTCTGTCGCAAAGTTGCCCTACGCCCACGCTCAGGACGGCATTTCAAACACTTTCTCGATCGTTCCTACTGCGCTTGGCAAGACGGAGGACGATCGGCTGAATAACCTGGTTGGAATGCTGGACGGCTACTTCCACGATGGCGGACATCACCTCAACGTGAACGTTTTGAATCGGGATATGCTGCTCGACGCAATGGACCATCCGGAGGAATATCCGCAGCTTACTATTCGCGTTTCCGGATACGCCGTGAATTTCATTAAGCTCACTCGCGAACAGCAGCTTGATGTGATTAAACGGACATTCCACGATCGGTTCTAG